In the Aristaeella hokkaidonensis genome, TTCAGGAATTCCACGGGTGTCAGGGAAAAGTTCAGTCCTTCCTCATAATGCTGGGGCATGAGGGCCGTCCGGAATCTGGAGTCTTCCCGCAGTTTCTCTTCGATCACGCGCAGGAGGGTTGTTTTTCCCGTGCCGTTGCTGCCGATAATCAGGATCTTTTCTGAGCCGCGGATCTGAAGATGCAGGTCCGATGCCAGCTTTCGTTCTCCCGCGGAAAGCTGTTCCATGTTCAGATCCAGCACACCCCTTCCCTTCGGAATCGGCTGAATATCTGAAAACAGCGCGTACATGGAAAACTCTTCCGCCGGACGTTCCGTAGCATTCTCCTGTTCCCGTTCATAGCGGTGCTCCAGGCTCTTGACGGCCTTCATTTTCTTTTTCAGCAGTCTCCCGCCATGCGGATCCTGGCGCGAAATGTTCTCCTGTGCATGGGCAACAGCCTGCTCAATCTTTCTGAACTTTTCTTCCTGGATCTGCCGCTCCCGCTGCTCGCTTTTCCAGATCTGCTCCTGCCTGTCCAGCTGGTTTCTTCTGTTCCGGACATAGGTTTCATAGGGTTCCTTGTCCCAGGTCCATCTCGGTTCCGCCCGACCGTGCAGGGATTCCAGATGCAGCACCTGTGTGGCGGTCGCCTTCAGGAGTCCTTCATCATGGCTGACGTACAGCACAGGCAGATTACAGGTCAGCAGGAAGCGTTCCAGTGCCAGGATAGCGTCCAGATCCAGGTCGTTTCCCGGCTCGTCCAGCAGGAGCATCGTCGGCTGTTCACATAAAAGCAGCAGCAGGCGGAGCCGGACCTTCTCCCCGCCGGAAAGCAGGCCGAATTCTGTATCTGACCAGCAGAGTTCCTGATCCATGGACAGGTTCCGGCACAATGCTGCCAGGTCACCCGGATCCATATCTGTAAAGGCCGGGGTTCCCATGCACAGTGTATAGGCCGGCACGTCATTCCATTCCGACGGCGCTTCCTGCGGCAGATAGCCGAGCTTTTCGCCGGAATAGTGGATGCTTCCGCTGATTTCAGCCCACTGGTTCAGTTTTTCCGGACAGACAATGGCCTGCAGCAAAGCGGACTTGCCGTTGCCTTCCTCGCCGATCACGGCAAGGCGGTCATTGCCGGACAGCGTAAAGGACAGATCCTTGATCAGCGGCCGTAAATCTTTGTTGTGCAGAATGGATAAATTGCGAACTGTTAACATATAGATACACCTCCGGTGAGGCGTCAAACCGGAAACAGATCGGCACGAAAAAAAGCCGGAAGCTGCGCTCCGGTATTTTGACGCCCGAAATAGGCCGCTCATACAGCGGCTTTCCTGACATCAAAATCCGTTACTTGCGCATCTTCCCGCCCCTCTCATCAATCGTTATCTGTATCCTACCACCGGACCCCGCAGCTTGTCAAACCTCTTCTCAGGCTATTGTGCACGAATCAGAATCAGAGTATATATAATTGTTCATTGTTAATTGTTCATTGTTCATTGCTGGAATATGCCGAAAAAGAGGGCAAACGCTCGCGTTTCAGCCCTCTTCATCTTCGGCATATTCCAGTATGTCTCCCGGCTGGCAATGCAGCACCCTGCAGATCTCATTCAGCGTCGAAAACCGCACCGCGCTGATCTTTCCTGTCTTCATCTTTGAAAGATTGACGTTTGCCACGCCAACTTTTTCCGACAACTCATTCAGGGACATCTTTCTGTCCGCCATTACCCTGTCCAGACGTAAAATGATCATACGCTCACCGTCCTCACAGTGTTTCGTCCGATTCCTGCTGGAGCTTGCATCCGTAGTTGAAAACATAGGCTATCATCATCAGTACCACTCCCAGGATGATGACGGAATAGATGAACGGGTATCCTATGTCCACAAAGCCATCCGATTTCACAAAATGTTTGATAACCCCGTTCCTGGCAAGCAGTTCAACAATCATCCTGTAAACAAAGCTCATTATACCGAGCAGGATCGCAAGGAATCCCGTCCCCTTGATTTTGTCCGCAATGTCATAGCAGAAAGGAGTCTCCGCAGTCCTCAACCGGCGGAAAATGTGTCGTGCTGAATTCCACAAAAGGCCGATTCCGCCCATCACCAGGAACACATAAAACACTGATATCAGTGTTTCCGGCATTCTGGCTTCTCCCCCGTTATTTTCGTACTGTACCTCCTGGACGATAGATACAATCAGGCAGAAAACTGCCCCGATCGTTAACAGGATCCACATCAGTGTACTGAAAACGTGCATGAGCTTACAGAACTTATCAAACCGGCCCTTTTCCTGTGCCAGTGTTCTTTCCATTACATCCGTTGTATCCATCGCTGTTCCTCCATATTGCTCCTTATCTGCTGCTCTCAACGAAACCTTTACCGGTTGCTTACAGTTGTAATACTATACATCGTTTATATGTTTGTCAATATATTTTTAACGTTTATCGTTAATTATTGTATGTGCATCATAATATTCCTTCTTTTTATACATCATACCGGCTTTTCCCGTCCGACATTGACAGCTTTGGCCTGAACTGCTATTGTACAATCAACTTTGCGCTGTGTTCAGTTGCCCGTTTATCACGATTCCATGCAGCTTCCGGCTAAGCGCACCGGAACAGAACAGACCTTTCGGATTGCTGAATCCTTCCGGACAGATATATTCAGATAACAGGAGGAAAAAACCATGCCCGAACTGAGAATCCCCAATGTCATCCCGATCAATGATCACGTCTGGCTGCTGGACGATAATCATGCAGCCACCTGCTACGTAGTGGCCGGAACAAAACAGGCTGCTGTCATCGATACCTCTCTCGGTATGAGCAATATCCGCGCAGTCGCGGAAGCCTTGACTCCCCTGCCCCTGGTCTGCATCAATACCCATGGGCACGGAGACCATATGGGCGGAAACTGGGCTTTTGACAAGGCTTATATGAACCTGGCGGATCTGCCCCTGGCTGAGGAGTCGATCAACCATCCTGAGATGCAGGCTGCCATGAAGCAGTTTGGCATCAAGTTCCCGCCCTTTGAGAATATTGAGGACGGGCAGGTTTTCGATCTGGGCGGAGTGGAACTGGAAGCCATTCATTTTCCAGGTCACACGGCGGGTGAAATCGTACTTCTGGACCGGAAGGATCGCATTCTTTTTGCCGGAGACGGTATGGTACAGCATCTTTGGCTGCAGCTGGAAGAATCCCTGCCTGTCCGGACGCAGATCGAAAGTATGGAACGGTTGCTTCCCCTGCGGGATCAGTTTGATACGATCCTGCATGGACATTGCCAGGCTCCCTGCGGCATTGAGCTGTTTGATACGATGCTGGCCGCGCTGAAAGATCTGGAAGCCGGGAACACCGAAAACGATATTGATTACGAATATTTCGGCCAGGTCTGCAAAGCCCACCCCTATCAGCCGGAAGACCGCAGGATCGTATATAAGGACCAGCCTGAATGCTGAAAAAAAGAGGATAAGGAAATGAAAACCAGGCAATGCTTGTTTGATGAGGTTCTGGTACTCGAACCCGCTGTCCGGACAGACGTCTGCGGAACAATGACGGACCTGTCTCCGGATCAGCTGCGGGAGACTGTTCCGCAGGCAGACTGGAAAGTGCAGCGGATCTATACCATGCCTGTACGCCATACCTTCTTCGGTATCCATTACCAGGAGGAGCCTTATCCGCAGGCAAAACTCATCTCCGTCCTGCAGGGAAAAGGACTGGACTATGTAGTGGATCTGCGGAAAGACTCCGCGACCTATACCCAATGGCAGGTTCTGGAACTGGACGCCGCAAATCCCGCTTTTGTGTACATCCCTTCAGGCTTCGGCCATGCCTTCCTTTCACTTGAAGAAAACACCGTCCAGTACTTTGCTGCAGACAGGATATTTATCCATGGATATGCAACGGCCATCAACTACCGGGACCCTGTGATTGTGCTGGAGCTTCCCTGTGAAGATCCGGTTCTTTCGGACAAGGACCGGAACGCCCCTTTTTTGAGTCAATTGGAGTAAAAAAATGGAACTGAAAGTATTATCTCTTGAAGATCGGAAGATGATCACCGACCTGTTTACCGACGTTTTCACCAACGAGCCCTGGAATGATGACTGGAGTGACCGGAAGCAGCTTGATGCCTACATTACCGATCTGACAGGCCAGTCCTATTCCCTTACCCTTGGTTATTTTGACGGTGACCGGATTATGGGTTTATCCATGGGCTATATCAAACACTGGTATTCCGGAACGGAATACGTCATCAATGAGTTCTGCGTCGACAGGCACTCACAGGGAAAAGGAATCGGCACCGCCTTCATGAAAGCGATTGAGGCTTATCTGTCGGAAAAAGGAATATGCCAGATTTTCCTGCTGACAGATAAGGATGTCCCTGCCTATACCTTTTATCAGCATAACGGTTTTACCGAGCAGATCGGTAATGTCGCCTTTGCAAAAAGGTTCTGAAACCAGGGAATTGTGATCGCGCCAGGCAGTAAGAAACCGAAACTGCAGTGATCGATATAACGGAGGTTGACAAAATGCTCTGTGTCATCGCGAAACTGTCTCCTGATGTAAATGACAAGCTCAGCAGGCTGCGTGAAACCGCCATGCCTCAGGTTCGTTTTTCTTCCCCGCTTTATGCGCATATCACCCTTGCCACGTAT is a window encoding:
- a CDS encoding helix-turn-helix domain-containing protein — protein: MIILRLDRVMADRKMSLNELSEKVGVANVNLSKMKTGKISAVRFSTLNEICRVLHCQPGDILEYAEDEEG
- a CDS encoding dTDP-4-dehydrorhamnose 3,5-epimerase family protein; translated protein: MKTRQCLFDEVLVLEPAVRTDVCGTMTDLSPDQLRETVPQADWKVQRIYTMPVRHTFFGIHYQEEPYPQAKLISVLQGKGLDYVVDLRKDSATYTQWQVLELDAANPAFVYIPSGFGHAFLSLEENTVQYFAADRIFIHGYATAINYRDPVIVLELPCEDPVLSDKDRNAPFLSQLE
- a CDS encoding ATP-binding cassette domain-containing protein, which translates into the protein MLTVRNLSILHNKDLRPLIKDLSFTLSGNDRLAVIGEEGNGKSALLQAIVCPEKLNQWAEISGSIHYSGEKLGYLPQEAPSEWNDVPAYTLCMGTPAFTDMDPGDLAALCRNLSMDQELCWSDTEFGLLSGGEKVRLRLLLLLCEQPTMLLLDEPGNDLDLDAILALERFLLTCNLPVLYVSHDEGLLKATATQVLHLESLHGRAEPRWTWDKEPYETYVRNRRNQLDRQEQIWKSEQRERQIQEEKFRKIEQAVAHAQENISRQDPHGGRLLKKKMKAVKSLEHRYEREQENATERPAEEFSMYALFSDIQPIPKGRGVLDLNMEQLSAGERKLASDLHLQIRGSEKILIIGSNGTGKTTLLRVIEEKLREDSRFRTALMPQHYEEGLNFSLTPVEFLNTDGSKEQKTSIRASLIAMKFSRDELDHPIRSLSGGQKAKVLLLKLMMAHPDVLLMDEPTRNLSPLSAPVMREMIRSFPGAVICITHDRLLIDDWPGRVLRLSEEGLIPVNATANNEGGD
- a CDS encoding MBL fold metallo-hydrolase, with protein sequence MPELRIPNVIPINDHVWLLDDNHAATCYVVAGTKQAAVIDTSLGMSNIRAVAEALTPLPLVCINTHGHGDHMGGNWAFDKAYMNLADLPLAEESINHPEMQAAMKQFGIKFPPFENIEDGQVFDLGGVELEAIHFPGHTAGEIVLLDRKDRILFAGDGMVQHLWLQLEESLPVRTQIESMERLLPLRDQFDTILHGHCQAPCGIELFDTMLAALKDLEAGNTENDIDYEYFGQVCKAHPYQPEDRRIVYKDQPEC
- a CDS encoding GNAT family N-acetyltransferase — encoded protein: MELKVLSLEDRKMITDLFTDVFTNEPWNDDWSDRKQLDAYITDLTGQSYSLTLGYFDGDRIMGLSMGYIKHWYSGTEYVINEFCVDRHSQGKGIGTAFMKAIEAYLSEKGICQIFLLTDKDVPAYTFYQHNGFTEQIGNVAFAKRF
- a CDS encoding DUF2975 domain-containing protein, which gives rise to MDTTDVMERTLAQEKGRFDKFCKLMHVFSTLMWILLTIGAVFCLIVSIVQEVQYENNGGEARMPETLISVFYVFLVMGGIGLLWNSARHIFRRLRTAETPFCYDIADKIKGTGFLAILLGIMSFVYRMIVELLARNGVIKHFVKSDGFVDIGYPFIYSVIILGVVLMMIAYVFNYGCKLQQESDETL